The following coding sequences are from one Humulus lupulus chromosome X, drHumLupu1.1, whole genome shotgun sequence window:
- the LOC133804756 gene encoding uncharacterized protein LOC133804756 — protein sequence MLLAVEGGGFFSSSASGYSKGLALLLLGQKNEDKPMRVAPWNQYQLVDQESDPDLQLASTKNRLARGCASFVCFGRTSAGLDTKSPLKVGPTQHQDVLPESLVSDSDKSKDHSVDTVDNDDASKVSLKSSLKKSSNTNSVSVETGNDCVRLSEAGSDIPGTERRKVQWTDTCGSELAEIKEFEPSEVDLSDDEYDNGTERSCSCAIM from the exons ATGTTATTGGCAGTAGAAGGAGGAGGATTCTTCTCGTCTTCAGCTTCTGGGTATAGCAAAGGCCTGGCCCTTCTTCTCTTGGGTCAGAAGAACGAAGACAAACCCATGAGAGTTGCGCCGTGGAATCAGTACCAGTTGGTGGACCAAGAATCTGACCCTGACCTCCAGCTGGCTTCCACGAAGAACCGACTCGCCCGCGGGTGCGCTTCCTTTGTCTGTTTCGGCCGCACTTCCGCTGGGCTTGACACTAAATCTCCTCTTAAGGTGGGCCCTACCCAACATCAGGATGTCTTGCCAGAATCTCTTGTTTCTGATAGTGATAAGAGCAAAGATCATTCAGTTGATACTGTTGACAATGATGATGCAAGCAAAGTTTCTCTTAAAAGTAGCTTGAAGAAGTCATCAAACACTAATTCAGTTTCTGTCGAGACTGGAAATGACTGTGTAAGGCTCAGTGAAGCAGGCAGTGATATACCTGGCACAGAAAGAAGGAAAGTGCAATGGACAGATACTTGTGGGAGTGAGCTTGCTGAAATCAAGGAATTTGAGCCCAG TGAAGTGGATCTATCAGACGATGAATATGATAATGGGACTGAAAGAAGTTGTTCATGCGCAATCATGTAG
- the LOC133807434 gene encoding light-harvesting complex-like protein OHP2, chloroplastic: MSVATSFPYLKIPSPSSSSLQSCSYSSSSSSSSSSSSSSSYPSPSPSSSSFRLSSIITNKPFPRTVIIRSSQTEGPIRRPVAPSIREPSPPSTPLKPTPPSSQPPPSSSVAGAIGVEDKNAVTLEFQRQKAKELQEYFKQKKLDEASQGPFFGFVGKNEINNGRWAMFGFAVGLLTEYATGSDLVDQVKILLSNFGILDLD; encoded by the exons atgtcaGTGGCAACTTCATTCCCTTACCTCAAAATCCCATCTCCCTCTTCTTCTTCATTACAATCCTGTTCctattcatcttcttcttcttcttcatcatcatcatcatcatcttcctcgtacccttctccttctccttcttcttcctcttttaGGCTCTCTTCAATCATAACCAACAAGCCTTTTCCAAGAACTGTGATCATAAGGAGCTCCCAAACTGAAGGCCCTATAAGAAGACCTGTGGCTCCTTCTATTAGGGAGCCTTCACCACCTTCTACTCCCCTCAAGCCCACTCCTCCTTCTTCCCAGCCACCACCTTCCTCATCGGTCGCCGGGGCAATTGGGGTGGAGGATAAGAATGCCGTGACATTGGAGTTTCAGAGACAGAAGGCCAAGGAGCTTCAGGAGTATTTTAAGCAGAAGAAGCTTGATGAGGCCAGTCAAGGTCCTTTCTTTGGCTTCGTTGGCAAGAATGAAATCAATAATGGAag ATGGGCAATGTTTGGTTTTGCTGTTGGATTGCTAACAGAGTATGCAACTGGCTCTGACCTTGTTGATCAAGTAAAGATCCTTCTCTCAAATTTTGGGATACTAGATCTGGATTGA